Proteins from a single region of Chryseobacterium sp. T16E-39:
- a CDS encoding DUF6932 family protein encodes MPIPEFDHNYVLPPHLGNPSFPGHASPYDCNTLELCKRFATNSVRITILSNYILFRQKLDKYGIINGFQWLDGSFCEDIESVESRHPNDLDIVTFYGGINNDIIPTIMSDFTEFIDPEKSKKNYLIDHYVVDYYYSPDVTIKKTSYWFQLFSHNRRQVWKGILRIELNTPEIDLLALNYLQSLRS; translated from the coding sequence ATGCCTATACCTGAATTCGATCATAATTACGTCTTACCTCCTCATTTAGGAAACCCTTCTTTTCCGGGACACGCATCTCCTTACGATTGCAATACATTAGAACTATGTAAACGTTTTGCTACAAACTCTGTTAGAATAACGATATTATCTAATTATATATTATTCAGACAAAAATTAGATAAATATGGCATAATTAATGGTTTTCAATGGTTAGATGGAAGCTTTTGTGAAGATATTGAATCTGTAGAAAGCAGGCACCCTAATGATTTGGACATAGTAACTTTTTATGGTGGAATTAATAATGATATAATACCAACTATTATGAGTGATTTTACTGAATTTATTGATCCTGAAAAATCAAAGAAAAATTATTTAATAGATCATTATGTTGTAGATTATTATTATTCTCCAGATGTCACCATAAAAAAAACAAGCTATTGGTTTCAATTATTTTCACATAATAGGAGACAAGTGTGGAAAGGCATTTTACGGATAGAATTAAACACACCTGAAATTGACTTATTAGCACTAAATTACTTACAATCATTAAGATCATGA
- a CDS encoding PIG-L family deacetylase, translated as MFKKVILVSVLGFNTAFCLAQQVRPSKSSEIYRELKTLKHLPKVLYFAAHPDDENTGLLSWLINDQNVETGYLSLTRGDGGQNLLGTEQGAALGLIRTHELLEARKLDGAQQFFTRAIDFGFSKNTTDTFKQWDENSLIADAVWVIRKFRPDVIICRFPPTAAAGHGQHAASAVVAEKAFKLAGDKTAFPEQLKYVNVWQPKRVLWNTFRFGGVNTTAEDQLKVTVGQYDAQLGMGYGELAGLSRSLHKSQGAGTQSVAGIRTEYFSHVIGEPAKTTLFDGVVNTWTAKGNTDIDQSLDKIISAFNFNNPDLSLPALLALRKKIMALPDGDLKKDKVKSIDNIILSCAGFMGEVVTNQAEAVAGDHYNFRLNLISRAENPVVLDHVNWLNKSESINRKLSKDSLITIEHEIQIPADAALTEPYWLAKPATNPGIFSVPNDTLIGLPEAESPLNVLLDLKIGSEKFQVKLPLSFKKLDPVRGDVVEALRIVPALELKFTQPLYLVKENEDLHLSLNFKVNSNKPYNNGILNLMYNGERLGGTNVSSLNGKDTTIDYVIPKTKLASIHSPRLQLDANFVADGVTYNKKQILIQYPHLPSLQYFAPATVTVMKGDIQVKAKKVGYIEGAGDFIPEFLRIAGVQVDVLKDEDFYGNLDESRNGTPNKLSQYDAIVLGVRTNNTEKKLGRWMPFLWSYAKAGGNVVMQYNTNQDTTVDKLGIYNFSIANKRVTEENAAVTFLNPNHKLLNFPNKITADDFKGWVQERGAYFPAQWDAAYEPLFEMHDTGEEPLQGSTLYAKYGKGNFIYTPLAFFRQLPAGNVGAARLFLNFLSAQKN; from the coding sequence ATGTTCAAAAAAGTAATCCTTGTATCTGTCCTTGGCTTTAATACGGCTTTTTGTTTGGCCCAGCAGGTTCGGCCTTCAAAATCATCTGAAATTTACCGCGAACTCAAAACCCTTAAACATCTGCCTAAAGTTTTATACTTTGCAGCTCATCCCGATGATGAAAATACGGGATTGCTCTCCTGGTTAATCAACGACCAGAATGTAGAAACGGGCTATTTGTCTTTAACGAGAGGGGATGGTGGTCAGAATTTATTAGGTACAGAACAGGGTGCTGCATTGGGTTTAATCAGAACGCATGAGCTTTTAGAGGCAAGAAAATTAGATGGCGCCCAACAGTTTTTTACCCGGGCGATTGATTTCGGGTTCTCTAAAAATACAACTGATACTTTTAAACAATGGGACGAAAACAGCCTTATAGCTGATGCCGTTTGGGTAATCCGTAAATTCCGTCCTGATGTTATCATTTGTCGTTTTCCTCCTACAGCTGCGGCAGGCCACGGACAACATGCAGCTTCGGCTGTGGTAGCGGAAAAAGCTTTTAAGCTGGCGGGTGATAAAACAGCTTTCCCAGAGCAACTAAAATATGTTAATGTATGGCAACCCAAACGTGTATTGTGGAATACTTTCCGCTTTGGTGGGGTCAATACAACGGCTGAAGACCAACTGAAAGTTACAGTTGGCCAATATGACGCACAACTGGGAATGGGCTACGGCGAACTGGCGGGATTAAGCAGAAGCTTACATAAAAGCCAGGGTGCAGGAACACAGTCTGTCGCCGGGATCAGAACTGAATATTTTTCTCATGTGATCGGTGAACCTGCCAAAACAACACTTTTTGATGGAGTAGTGAACACCTGGACCGCAAAAGGAAACACTGATATTGACCAATCATTAGATAAAATTATTTCAGCCTTTAATTTCAATAATCCGGACCTTAGCTTACCTGCTTTGCTTGCTTTGCGAAAAAAGATAATGGCGTTACCTGATGGAGACCTAAAAAAGGATAAAGTTAAATCTATTGACAATATCATTTTAAGCTGCGCCGGATTTATGGGCGAGGTAGTGACCAATCAGGCTGAAGCTGTTGCCGGAGATCATTATAATTTCAGGTTAAATCTGATTTCAAGAGCTGAAAATCCTGTCGTTTTAGACCATGTAAATTGGTTAAATAAGTCAGAAAGCATCAACAGAAAACTTTCAAAAGATTCTTTAATTACCATTGAGCACGAAATTCAGATTCCTGCTGATGCAGCACTTACAGAACCTTACTGGTTGGCAAAACCAGCTACGAACCCAGGCATTTTCTCCGTTCCCAACGATACTTTAATCGGTTTACCTGAAGCAGAATCACCACTGAATGTTTTATTAGATTTAAAAATCGGTTCGGAAAAATTTCAGGTTAAACTTCCTTTATCGTTCAAAAAATTAGACCCGGTGCGTGGTGATGTAGTGGAAGCCTTGCGTATTGTTCCTGCATTGGAACTGAAGTTTACGCAACCCCTTTATCTGGTCAAAGAAAATGAAGATTTACATTTGAGCTTAAATTTTAAGGTTAATTCTAACAAACCATACAACAACGGTATTCTAAACCTGATGTATAACGGAGAACGATTAGGTGGTACTAATGTAAGTTCGCTCAATGGAAAAGATACAACCATCGATTATGTTATTCCAAAAACCAAGCTTGCTTCAATACATTCGCCTCGTTTGCAATTGGATGCCAATTTTGTTGCAGATGGAGTCACTTATAATAAAAAACAGATATTAATTCAATATCCGCATTTACCTTCTTTACAATATTTTGCGCCTGCAACAGTAACCGTAATGAAAGGGGATATCCAGGTGAAAGCTAAAAAAGTGGGTTATATAGAAGGTGCAGGCGATTTCATTCCTGAGTTCCTACGTATCGCAGGTGTACAGGTAGATGTCCTGAAAGACGAAGATTTTTATGGCAACCTGGATGAATCCAGAAACGGCACCCCAAACAAGCTATCACAATATGATGCCATCGTACTTGGTGTCCGTACCAATAACACAGAGAAAAAGCTGGGTCGTTGGATGCCTTTCTTATGGTCTTATGCAAAAGCAGGCGGGAATGTAGTGATGCAGTACAACACCAACCAGGATACCACCGTTGACAAATTGGGAATCTACAATTTCAGCATTGCCAATAAGCGGGTTACCGAGGAAAATGCCGCAGTTACGTTTTTAAACCCCAATCATAAATTACTGAACTTTCCGAACAAAATTACAGCAGATGATTTTAAAGGCTGGGTGCAGGAGCGTGGCGCTTATTTCCCTGCGCAATGGGATGCAGCGTATGAACCGCTTTTTGAAATGCACGATACCGGTGAAGAACCTTTGCAGGGATCAACTTTATATGCTAAATACGGCAAGGGTAATTTTATTTATACACCGTTGGCATTTTTCAGACAGCTTCCTGCGGGGAATGTTGGAGCGGCACGTTTATTTTTAAACTTTTTATCTGCACAGAAAAACTGA
- a CDS encoding helix-turn-helix domain-containing protein, translating to MDDENEVTIAICKYIYTNWVSKAKSQRDFASKCDIEESTVRKIKNIALGTAKTEYNMSIKTLAKICRKKEITLEEFFRKINR from the coding sequence ATGGACGATGAAAACGAAGTAACTATTGCAATCTGTAAATACATTTACACAAACTGGGTTTCAAAAGCAAAATCTCAGAGAGACTTTGCATCTAAATGTGATATTGAAGAAAGCACTGTTAGAAAAATTAAAAACATTGCCTTAGGAACGGCAAAGACAGAATACAATATGTCTATAAAAACATTGGCGAAAATTTGTCGAAAGAAGGAAATTACTTTAGAGGAATTTTTTAGGAAAATAAACAGATAA
- a CDS encoding helix-turn-helix domain-containing protein: MKDIPIRHISRVQEEPYILGGFTIKEVNPVEDMIQPLHRHDFYYILALEKGIGEHEIDFVRYTIDDYTVFIMRPGQVHQLVLKTGSTGYLIQCKADFLYSHNNASKNHLNKVSATNFYPLNREGFEKIQTLLQQSFKEFTTKDKGYQEVLKANLSVFLIEILRQRDIKSGPQTTQNFYAQEKLEKFLDLIAQHHVDHKHVSYYTDVLNLSSYQLSSITKSLLSKTPSEVINDYIILEAKRQLLATSNQVSQIALNLGYEDVSYFIRFFKRHLKCSPAIFRQNFK, encoded by the coding sequence ATGAAAGACATTCCTATACGACATATTTCCAGGGTACAGGAAGAACCCTATATTTTGGGTGGCTTTACTATAAAAGAGGTTAATCCTGTAGAAGATATGATCCAACCTCTTCACCGTCATGATTTTTATTACATTCTGGCATTAGAAAAGGGGATAGGCGAGCATGAAATAGATTTTGTACGCTATACTATTGATGATTATACTGTATTTATTATGCGTCCCGGACAAGTTCATCAGCTTGTATTAAAAACAGGAAGTACAGGTTATTTAATACAATGTAAAGCTGATTTTCTGTATTCTCATAATAATGCATCAAAAAATCACCTGAATAAAGTCAGTGCTACCAACTTTTATCCTTTAAATCGCGAAGGATTTGAAAAAATTCAAACTCTCTTACAACAGTCCTTCAAAGAATTTACCACAAAAGACAAGGGGTATCAGGAAGTTCTCAAGGCAAATCTAAGCGTATTCCTTATCGAAATTTTGCGGCAGCGTGACATCAAAAGCGGGCCACAGACCACACAGAATTTTTACGCACAGGAAAAACTGGAAAAGTTTTTAGATTTGATAGCACAGCATCATGTCGACCATAAACATGTTTCCTATTATACAGATGTACTTAATTTATCTTCCTATCAATTAAGTTCTATAACAAAAAGTCTGCTCAGCAAAACACCTTCCGAAGTGATCAATGATTACATTATTCTGGAAGCAAAGCGTCAGCTATTAGCTACGTCGAACCAGGTCAGTCAGATTGCTCTCAATTTAGGATATGAGGATGTTTCCTATTTTATCCGATTCTTTAAAAGACATTTAAAATGTTCCCCCGCAATATTCCGCCAAAACTTTAAATAA
- a CDS encoding short chain dehydrogenase — protein MKIIIVGATGTMGKYLTSVLENEHEIIKVASKDSDINTDITSVESIEQMFKQVGPFDALLSTAGPTYVGPWKMLTDKEFRKGMEGKMMGQINLVLIGQHYINPKGSFTLITGALTNEPQINFANASAANGAVEGFVRGAAIELQNGIRINAVSPTVIEDSPQYFPYFPGEIPTTMRQLEYMFRKSIFGASTGHIITP, from the coding sequence ATGAAAATTATAATCGTTGGTGCTACTGGCACTATGGGAAAATACTTAACATCCGTTCTGGAAAATGAGCACGAAATCATTAAGGTAGCATCCAAAGATTCGGATATCAATACCGATATTACTTCTGTTGAATCCATTGAGCAGATGTTTAAGCAGGTAGGACCATTTGATGCATTACTATCTACGGCAGGTCCCACTTATGTAGGTCCCTGGAAAATGTTGACTGATAAAGAATTCAGAAAAGGAATGGAGGGAAAGATGATGGGCCAGATCAATCTTGTCCTTATTGGTCAGCATTATATCAACCCTAAAGGTTCTTTCACCCTGATTACTGGCGCTTTAACAAATGAACCTCAGATCAATTTTGCGAATGCATCAGCGGCCAATGGAGCAGTAGAAGGTTTCGTTCGGGGTGCCGCAATTGAACTTCAAAACGGAATAAGGATCAATGCAGTGAGTCCCACAGTAATTGAAGATTCACCACAATACTTCCCTTATTTTCCAGGGGAAATCCCTACCACAATGAGACAGCTGGAGTATATGTTCCGTAAGAGTATCTTTGGAGCATCGACTGGACATATTATAACTCCGTAA
- a CDS encoding helix-turn-helix transcriptional regulator: MGDNDMKRLSRLTAILTLLQTKKLLTAKEISEKFSVSIRTVYRDIRALEDSGVPVLTEEGKGYTLMEGFRIPPIMFSEKEVNALILAEQLVLKNKDSSFIKDYIQAMDKIKAVLRYGDKEKVNLLSARTRFSQNINQDRNSNNLSELQYALTNNFVVKIEYTNESGIRSTSEIEPFALVSTYENWLLIAWCKLRNEFRYFRLDRMESLILLHEKFTPHTLTLQEFFDQS, from the coding sequence ATGGGAGATAATGATATGAAAAGGCTTTCAAGACTAACCGCTATATTGACTTTATTGCAGACCAAAAAATTGTTGACGGCAAAGGAGATTTCTGAAAAATTTTCGGTTAGTATCCGTACAGTGTACAGAGATATAAGAGCCCTGGAGGATTCCGGTGTTCCTGTTCTGACAGAAGAAGGGAAAGGCTATACCCTTATGGAAGGTTTCAGGATTCCACCTATTATGTTTTCGGAAAAAGAAGTTAATGCCTTGATACTGGCAGAGCAGCTGGTTTTAAAAAATAAAGATTCTTCATTTATCAAAGACTACATACAGGCGATGGATAAAATAAAGGCTGTTCTGAGATATGGTGATAAGGAAAAAGTTAACCTTCTATCTGCTCGGACGCGTTTTAGCCAAAACATCAATCAGGATCGGAATAGCAATAATCTTTCTGAGCTTCAATACGCCCTAACGAATAATTTCGTGGTGAAAATTGAGTACACCAATGAATCGGGTATAAGATCAACCAGCGAGATAGAACCTTTTGCACTGGTGAGTACCTATGAAAACTGGCTTCTTATTGCGTGGTGTAAATTACGGAATGAGTTCAGATATTTTCGCTTAGACAGAATGGAAAGCCTCATACTTTTGCATGAAAAATTCACTCCCCATACCCTTACCCTGCAGGAATTTTTCGATCAGTCATAA
- a CDS encoding GNAT family N-acetyltransferase, whose product MNIIYKTEVIPEIEDIIDLYHSSDYFPIANKEDLERIKKMHHNANIVATAWDHDKLIGLARSISDFCYCCYLSDLCVRDEYKGNGIGKELVKITKEMAGDECKLILHSSPNAIGFYSNIGMEQIDSAFIIKRDY is encoded by the coding sequence ATGAATATTATTTATAAAACTGAAGTCATTCCTGAAATTGAAGACATCATAGATTTATATCATTCTTCCGATTACTTTCCCATTGCCAATAAAGAAGATCTTGAAAGAATAAAAAAGATGCATCATAATGCCAATATTGTTGCAACAGCATGGGATCATGATAAACTGATAGGATTAGCAAGATCTATTTCCGATTTTTGCTATTGCTGTTATCTTTCCGATTTGTGCGTGAGGGATGAATATAAGGGAAATGGTATTGGAAAAGAGTTGGTAAAAATTACAAAAGAAATGGCTGGAGATGAATGCAAATTAATCCTTCATTCCTCTCCAAATGCCATCGGTTTTTATTCAAATATCGGGATGGAACAGATTGATTCAGCTTTTATCATAAAACGCGATTATTAA
- a CDS encoding NAD(P)/FAD-dependent oxidoreductase, which yields MTAKKTFDVIIIGGSYSGLAAAMALGRALKDVLVIDSSKPCNAPTPYSHNFLTQDGEIPAVIAGMARNEVKAYNTVTFTDDLAVKGTKIKDGFEIETASGEKFTAQKLIFATGIKDIMPDIPGFAECWGISVLHCPYCHGYEVRNEKTGIIAHGERAFELAQMISNWTTDLTLFTHGKAGFTDEQVQKLQERNIDIISKEIKAIEHDRGYVQNIVFKDNSTSKVTAIYSPRPFEQHSLIPESLGCELTEEGYLKIDAGHETTVKGVFACGDNVNRIRTVANAVATGTTTGIIVSKNLILQNF from the coding sequence ATGACAGCTAAAAAAACATTTGACGTAATTATCATTGGCGGAAGCTATTCGGGACTTGCAGCAGCAATGGCTTTAGGAAGAGCTTTGAAAGATGTTCTGGTCATCGACAGTAGCAAACCTTGTAATGCACCAACTCCTTATTCCCATAATTTCCTGACCCAGGATGGCGAAATTCCAGCGGTTATCGCAGGAATGGCCAGGAATGAGGTAAAAGCATACAATACCGTAACGTTCACGGATGATCTCGCAGTGAAAGGAACAAAAATAAAAGATGGTTTTGAAATAGAAACCGCTTCCGGAGAAAAGTTCACCGCCCAAAAACTGATATTTGCTACAGGAATCAAAGATATAATGCCCGACATTCCGGGATTTGCAGAATGCTGGGGAATTTCAGTCCTGCACTGTCCTTATTGCCATGGATATGAAGTGCGTAATGAAAAAACTGGAATTATAGCGCATGGTGAAAGAGCATTTGAACTTGCACAAATGATTTCCAACTGGACCACCGATTTAACGCTATTTACTCATGGAAAAGCTGGTTTTACAGATGAACAGGTACAAAAACTGCAGGAACGCAATATTGACATCATCAGCAAAGAAATCAAAGCTATTGAGCATGATAGGGGATATGTACAAAATATTGTTTTTAAAGACAATTCCACTTCGAAAGTCACTGCCATTTATTCGCCTAGACCTTTTGAGCAGCATTCACTGATTCCTGAATCCTTAGGCTGTGAGCTAACTGAGGAAGGATATCTGAAAATAGATGCAGGACACGAAACTACAGTGAAAGGTGTATTTGCATGTGGAGACAATGTCAACCGCATCAGAACAGTGGCCAATGCCGTAGCAACGGGAACCACAACAGGCATCATCGTCAGCAAAAATTTAATTCTTCAAAATTTTTAA
- a CDS encoding zinc-dependent alcohol dehydrogenase family protein: MKAAVLKEFGSVENFTIEEIPTPKPGLREVLVKVFATSVNPLDYQVRRGDYKNELDLPVITGHDISGEIVEVGPGVENFKIGDEVYYTPEIFKGQGSYAEYHCAHESIIGLKPKSLTHLEAATLPLAAGTAWEMLVTRAQLKVNQTVLIHGGAGGVGIPTIQIAKAMGAIVFTTARKVHHQFLTELGADYIIDYKNENYIDAIQQLTDHKGVDVIIDTIGGNTLSESGKILSQMGQVVTLVDIDQPQNLIEAWGKNATYHFVFTRQNRNKLDELTQLVERKKLKPILNKVFPLSEIGKAHSLLETKAGNENFYGKIGIEIEKEVR; the protein is encoded by the coding sequence ATGAAAGCAGCTGTATTAAAAGAGTTTGGCTCTGTTGAGAATTTTACAATTGAAGAAATACCAACTCCTAAGCCCGGATTAAGGGAAGTTTTAGTCAAGGTTTTTGCCACTTCGGTGAATCCTCTGGATTATCAGGTTCGCCGTGGAGATTATAAAAATGAACTGGACTTACCGGTGATCACAGGTCACGATATTTCCGGTGAAATTGTAGAAGTTGGTCCGGGTGTGGAAAATTTCAAGATAGGTGATGAGGTTTATTATACTCCTGAGATTTTTAAAGGACAAGGAAGTTATGCAGAATATCACTGTGCCCATGAATCTATCATCGGCCTGAAACCGAAAAGCCTCACGCATCTCGAGGCAGCAACCCTTCCCCTGGCAGCAGGTACGGCATGGGAAATGCTGGTAACCCGGGCACAGCTCAAGGTCAATCAAACAGTTTTAATTCACGGGGGTGCCGGCGGTGTGGGAATTCCAACCATTCAAATAGCTAAGGCTATGGGAGCAATTGTTTTTACTACAGCAAGAAAAGTCCACCATCAATTCCTGACTGAACTAGGTGCTGATTATATCATCGACTACAAAAATGAAAACTATATCGATGCTATTCAGCAATTAACAGATCATAAAGGAGTTGATGTGATTATTGATACCATTGGGGGGAATACCCTTTCTGAAAGTGGGAAGATACTCAGTCAGATGGGTCAGGTCGTTACATTAGTTGATATCGATCAGCCACAGAACCTTATTGAGGCCTGGGGAAAAAATGCTACCTATCATTTTGTTTTTACCCGACAGAACAGAAATAAACTGGATGAACTGACTCAACTGGTAGAAAGAAAGAAGCTGAAGCCAATTTTAAATAAAGTCTTTCCTCTTTCGGAAATAGGTAAAGCCCATAGCCTGTTGGAAACTAAAGCTGGAAATGAAAATTTTTATGGTAAAATCGGAATAGAGATTGAAAAAGAAGTACGCTAA
- a CDS encoding ArsR/SmtB family transcription factor codes for MQLLEVIKSLSNETRLNILTWLKDPFAHFPEEELSEYTPELGVCVSDIAKKAGMSVPTVSDYLKTMSASNILTATRKGQWTYYKRNEQSIQDLAMHIKNEL; via the coding sequence ATGCAATTATTAGAAGTCATTAAGTCTCTATCTAACGAAACACGTCTGAACATCCTTACATGGTTAAAGGATCCTTTTGCTCATTTTCCCGAGGAGGAATTGAGTGAATATACGCCTGAATTAGGGGTATGTGTATCTGATATCGCTAAAAAAGCCGGAATGTCCGTACCTACTGTTTCTGATTATTTAAAAACAATGTCGGCCTCAAATATTTTAACTGCGACAAGAAAAGGTCAATGGACGTATTATAAGAGAAACGAACAATCAATCCAGGATCTGGCAATGCATATCAAAAATGAACTTTAA
- a CDS encoding AAA family ATPase, with the protein MTICYIWIEKFRNFSNTGFNLSSQNKFDYNHELKTIKKEVVNDLPKDFFGKNIKEVTAFVGKNGSGKSNALELICKVLKNYKSTINTNYLVIYEENGYLECRYNFSDDIAPKANFDISIDHFETPLNPLKVVFFSNVFDDRRNNFGKEISDVSVNNKYRNTISRKRETSDFLKQLKLINSSTFKNLNIEYPNKVVISTRIFSARMNSSMEQSLYRQNYNIYKEFKSFIGKRLTDSKTDKKFLYSVRFGFFFEYIEDYLRGNRYRYIRNNNYYPDYDKFSDKLGTFLNDQFDLRTEEISENILYFIGELFQPEIQNNLFTPDEVKSHHLKIEFLFKLKLLIVEVPIEYYLEGLRTNSYEDFVFEYSSSKSSKIINDFTKLFDKENFFNINWIGISSGHKAYLNLFATLFDELKFTKQPNLFLCIDEGDLYLHPKWQIEFFDRLINVLPNIYSGKIQLLLTSHSPFILSDLPNQNITILHNTSGSLNGTDLNIKTFGGNLYDLYSEPFFLKEKKTSEFAYKQIKDLILKLESNNTNYSKEEILKLVNIIGDEIISLRLKNILEKND; encoded by the coding sequence ATGACAATTTGCTATATATGGATTGAAAAATTTAGAAATTTTTCTAATACTGGTTTTAATTTATCTTCTCAAAATAAATTTGACTACAACCATGAATTGAAGACTATTAAGAAAGAAGTAGTAAATGATTTACCAAAAGACTTCTTTGGAAAAAATATCAAGGAAGTAACAGCCTTTGTAGGTAAAAATGGATCGGGAAAGAGTAATGCTTTAGAATTAATTTGTAAAGTTTTAAAAAATTATAAATCTACAATTAATACAAATTATTTGGTAATCTATGAAGAAAATGGTTACTTAGAATGTAGATATAATTTCAGTGACGATATAGCTCCTAAAGCAAACTTTGATATCAGTATAGACCATTTTGAAACACCTTTAAATCCATTAAAAGTTGTTTTTTTTTCAAATGTCTTTGATGATAGAAGAAATAACTTTGGTAAAGAGATTTCAGATGTTTCAGTTAACAATAAATATAGAAACACAATTTCTAGAAAAAGAGAAACTTCTGATTTTTTAAAACAACTTAAATTAATTAACTCTTCAACATTTAAAAATTTAAATATTGAGTATCCTAATAAAGTGGTTATATCTACTAGGATATTTTCCGCCAGAATGAATAGCTCAATGGAACAGAGTCTCTATAGGCAAAACTATAATATTTACAAAGAATTTAAAAGTTTTATAGGAAAGCGTTTGACTGATTCTAAGACTGATAAAAAATTTTTGTATTCTGTAAGATTTGGTTTTTTCTTTGAATATATTGAGGATTATCTTAGAGGTAACAGGTATAGGTATATAAGAAATAATAATTATTATCCTGATTACGATAAGTTTTCAGATAAATTAGGAACATTCTTAAATGATCAATTTGATCTTAGAACTGAAGAAATTTCAGAAAACATTCTTTATTTCATAGGTGAATTATTTCAACCAGAAATTCAAAATAATCTATTTACTCCAGATGAAGTTAAAAGTCATCATTTAAAAATTGAATTTCTTTTTAAACTAAAACTATTAATTGTTGAAGTTCCGATAGAATACTATTTAGAAGGTTTAAGAACAAATAGTTATGAAGATTTCGTTTTTGAATATAGCTCATCTAAAAGTTCAAAAATTATTAATGATTTTACGAAATTATTTGATAAGGAAAATTTTTTTAATATTAATTGGATTGGTATAAGTTCTGGTCATAAAGCATATTTAAATTTATTTGCGACTCTTTTCGATGAATTAAAATTTACCAAGCAACCAAATCTTTTTTTATGTATAGATGAAGGGGATTTGTATTTACATCCAAAATGGCAAATAGAATTCTTTGATAGACTGATAAATGTTTTGCCTAATATATATTCTGGCAAGATACAGCTATTACTTACATCCCACTCTCCATTTATTTTATCAGATTTACCTAATCAGAACATTACAATACTACACAATACAAGTGGTTCTTTAAATGGTACAGACTTAAATATAAAAACTTTTGGTGGTAATCTATACGATTTATATTCAGAACCTTTTTTCTTAAAAGAAAAGAAAACCAGTGAATTTGCTTATAAACAAATTAAAGATTTGATCTTGAAACTTGAATCCAATAATACAAATTATTCAAAAGAAGAAATTTTAAAACTTGTAAATATTATTGGTGATGAAATAATTAGTCTAAGATTAAAAAACATTTTAGAAAAGAATGATTAA